The DNA sequence acaatgtaaagtattaagtttacagcttgtataactgtttgtgtaaatgtgcagtcccctcaaaataactcaacacacagccattaatgtcaaaaccactggcaacaaaagtgagtacacccatatgttaaattcccatagaggcaggcagatttttaaaggccagttatttcatggatccttggcctttggaattgaAAAATAATTTTCTCCGAATTATTCCCTCTCTTCTAATTGTTGATTATGAGACAGTGTTTCATATCAGCCGTGATAACGTTCTCTATAAAGAGAGCATGCATTACATAACTGATAAGCAGTAAGCAAAATTATTCCCAAAGAACCACCATACATGAGGTAGGAGAAGGTGGAGGGAAGTCAAACAAAATGCAGTGGAAGCATTACAGATTTCCCGTTCCTGCTCTGTGCACAATCTCAGACTTGGAAGTGGAATGTACAAACTGGGAGAGGCCCTGGGACAGATGTTGATAAAATATTAACCTACACAGGATATTTAAAGCCTGTGAAATTTTTTCCCTGGTCTGCTTTTTAGAAATGGCCTCCACCAGATGTATCTAGCAGTGAGGATGCAGTTTCCACATTTTGACTTAACACACATTAGGGTAACAGCAAGTTCAATATTTGCACAGTTTAAAGTTGAACTCTATGATAGCTGCATATATCTCTTGGCCATCACATTACCATCAGTCATTTTAAATACAATAGAGAGCTGTATAGTCTATACAATAGACAACCATAAAGTGTTTTCTTTAATGCTTTTAGGGGCTTTCACGTCTACTCTCAGCTTTCATGAACATGCACTGAATTGCCTTTATTTatgaatgttttatgtttgtggtgtgtggtgttttTTATGCCATTTCTATATGCAGCATTTGTGGCCAAGGCACAATGATGAAGTCCTTGTGACTACCATGGTATTTAAATGGTAAATACACTTTAAACCAATAAAGCATATGAAGCATTTTATGCTTGTAATAGTTAATTTACCGATGCTTTATTGATCAAGCAGTAGTTGTTATAAGCAGTAGacaattgttaatttttaaCAGGGGGGATGGATTTGAAAAAGAACAAAGTCGCAATTACAAATCCGTCTGCTAGCATCACGGACAGCACCATGGATTTATCAATACACAATTGGGCGAGTAATGGTCAGGCCATAGATTCTAACTTGTAAAAACCTCAGTCAGATAAAGGATCAATAATTCAGGCAgactagactaacatattcAACTAAACAACCTGCTACTAGGGGATGGAGGGGTGTGGGGGGTCATTTTGCATATAAGGGGGATGGCTTACCCCCTCATATTGCCTACTTGTTATAAGCCATCAATATGAGCTACTTCTGGGTTGCAGGTTGTGAGAAATCTTGGTAATAATGCAGTGATGAATGTCATACAcctattttgggaaatacactcattcttcttctttctttctgagagtgagatgagaagattatagataccactctcatgtctatCCATTCAATTTGAAGCTGtttgcttagcttagcataatacTGGaaaaaggggaaacagctagctgttTAAATGTAACTAAGTCCATCTACTGATACCAAAATGCAAAGTGTAAAGTTGTGGTTTTACTGTGGGGGGTTATgtgccagactatttcttgTTAAACCAGCAGCTAGGTAgtcgtttccagtctttatgcaaagctaagctagcgtctcctggctgtagcttcatactGAACATACAGATATTAGAGTGATATTGATCTTCTCAACctactctcagcaagaaagtaaataagagtatttccaaaaaaacgtctaaatattcctttaataagttgttaaaaaattgatttttggTCCAGACACTCTTCAACGTCCACCTATTGAAGTAAAGAACTGTCAGAAATAATAAATCAGGAGTAATGCTGGAGGAGGATATCTTTCACAACCCTCATTAAACGTGAACAAAGCCATTACTTACAAACTATAAATTCTTTACAAACGGTGATTTATTagcaatatttttttaacaatagcctgctgttgttgttgtcgtttcTTTAATAAATCTTTCCACACTAACCCTCTAACCTTGCTGCACTAACGGCTCGGTGCTCCTGAACATGAACTCGCTTCATTTGTATTCCATATGTCTTCGCCTCAGATGACACAGGATTGCCTAAACCATTACTCAGATTAAACTCACTACTACCACGAGGATGGTTCTCAATGTTGATCCAACCCTCCACAACTCAAGTCCTGCAAAGATAAGTTTCCCTGTGACCTCTCCCCACTTTGTTTATTCAGCCCACCTTGTCATTATGTAAAAGAGGATTTTCTCGTTTCCACGCTGGTCTGGTCTTTCATATTATTTCATGTCTCCTGGTTTTGTGTGCGCTTATGAGCTCTGGAGCATCTGTCCAGTGTGTGCTTTCACAGATTTGCCATCGCCTGTGAGATGGGACGCATGGTTGGCTGACCTTAACCCATTTGTCACCACcacaggggaggaggagggtgtgtgggtgtgtgtgtgcttttgcaTCTACGTGTGCATTTGTTCTCACACATGCTCAATGGGGTCATCATACTATTTATATGAGTGTATTGATCCTCCATATGACTCTGGAGGGAGCAGGCGTGGACATGTGTCCCATTGTGTCTGGAAACCCAACACTACTCTCAGTCTATCGGCAGGGTAAAATGCATAACAATGCTATGATATGTGAATTAATTTTCCTAATTAAAATAGAAGAAGCCAATTGAAGCCATTCGAAATGCATTGGAAAGGCCTGGATGCGTTTATGTGGAGAGGTGCAATGCAATACATTTCATATCCATTAACAATTCATAGTGTGTTGTGTTCTTTGTCAGTGGTTTATAAATTCATATGTCATGGCAATTCATGATGTATTTTTGTAAGTTTGGGTCCAGGGCAaacaccaaatttctctcttgGGTCTAGAGCtaaaaaagtttgggaaccccTGGATTAGACCAATGAAAACCTGCATATTTATGCAGATTATATCCTGTTTTAAGGTGAAGCAGCGGTCCAAGGTAACTCACGTACTATAGCCTACTTAAGTACAATATagaggtacttttactttaatacgGAGTATTTTTATTGGATGTTACTTTATAGTTGAACTCCACAACAGTTCAGAATGAAATTTGGGACTTTTCACtccaatacatttatttgacatctgcagctactagttacttttcagattaagacTTTTACATAAAACCATACAGTATAAGCTTTCAAAAAGCCTGATTAAACTAGTGGTTCCCAACTTTTACAAAAAAAGCAGTGTCTAGTGGAGGTCCCCttctaacattttatttttctatgaGCCGTTTTCTCTTTAAGCTtctgtttcatttaaataatagaTTTGTGCAGCAGAATTTCTTCCCTCTCCCATTAATTATCTCACAACCCATTTATCTTGTGGCCCTTTAGTTTgacccttaaaggtcccatgacatggtgctctttggatgcttttatataggccttagtggtcccctaatactgtatctgaagtctctttcctgaaattcagccttggtgcagaattacagccactagagccagtcccacaatgagctttccttagtatgtgccatttctgtgtctgtagctattgaggagaagagaggggggacaaggtggagccatactgagaaatacagagagagttgtgtggagctgatagtcttaattagctttgtagaaaCTCTTTTGGCAATGACTTGAATCTAACGGACgttcaataatatcaaaaagttttAAGCAAGATTTTGAGTGCAGGACTTTTAGTTGTAGTGGAGTAGTTTTGGATTATCGTATTGGTACTTCTACCTTAGTAAAGATtcagaatacttcttccaccactgattttGAGTATACTCTTAACAAATGCATTGTCTGACACATTGACTGGTGACAGAGAAACTGAGAACCACATTTTATGCACCACATATtgggaacaaactcccagaaaactggaagtctgctgcaactctcagttcttttaaatcaaggctgaataCTTTTCTTTTTGACGCTGCCTTTTATTAAATCAAGTCACTGTTTATTTctcacactgcactgtaacttctaTTCTTGTATTTTTGACCTGCCTTAatctattttagttttttttcttctctttaatgaattttttaattgctttatttAATGTtctatgtaaagcactttggattgccttgttgctgaaatgtgctacacaaataaagctgccttgccttgagACACAAATTGTGTCACTTCTGCAACAACACCCCTAGAGGGCACTAATGCTTTCTTCATAATTTTTCCTCATCACTGAACAAACAAGGTTCCAAATAAACCTGAACACCTATCTCCATTATTTTAACCTTCACTTCAAACCAAACAACTAGAACCCAGTCACTGCTAAAGCATGCTAAAGAAGCAACCATGTAAACTCAACAGGCTCGCTGCAGGACTTGTCAGGTGATGACTGGTGGCTGATTTCAGGGCAGAAGTTAATGAGTGTAAAAAGCTGAACACCTAATAAGGGGGTGTGCCCCGGTGCCAGGGCAGCCCTGTTGGATTAGCAGCAGGTCCCACAGTGCTTGCCTGCTAATTACAAGATGGTGAGCACAGTGCAAGCCTGTATGACTGCTCAACCGTGCTCCTGTGGGCATGCTACCATCCctgacaaacaacacacacacacccactcccccgtaacaacaacaacaagaggcAGCAGTGGCCACCTGCAGCAGGCCTGTGTTCCAGCTGCCTGTGCCCTTGGTTGGGCTGCACCATGCCGCCTGCTTCTCCCTGTTTGCCCTGGTTTCAGCAGAGCGAGCCGCAGAGTGCTGCACTGCATCGCTGGATCAAAGCAAGTCTAATGACTACAGCAGAGATGTAGCTACAGCACCGAGGCCCCAAGTGTTCCCGCTCACAATGCAGAGCTGTAGTTAAACCACAAGCGGACTAAAGATAGCAGATAGCGCAAGACAAGACAGCAGCTACCTCGAAAGAGTGCGCAGGTGTTACATGTGACAGATGAAGAGAAGAAATAATATACCCTAAGCACGAAGCAGTATACAGTAGACTATATTACATCTGCTTGTATTATCTCAAATTTTAGTAGCAGAATTTATGGATctgaaagaaacaaaagaaaaattccAAAAGAAAAAGCACCTATaagaaagaaagcagaaaatgtcatttttttgtcactgtgCTACCATGAAAAGTTCATTGTGAAAGGATTTTTGAAAGAATTTTCCAcccttctttctgtctcctcctctgctcacgttcatcctcctcctcctcctgctcccaTCTCTTTCTCCAACAAAAAGGCTATTAATAGAACATCCTGCTCTCTCTTTTCACTGCAGGGAGCATATACTGTGCACTTAAAGggaagaagaagctgaagataCCAGGAGGCGTTTGAAAATGTCCTCCACTGCCCGTGGCTACAAAGACGCTGGATGTCCTAAGAATAACAACAAAGAGGCCTCTGATCGATTCACGACATTTTGTATCAGTGCAGATGCTCTTCGGCTAAAATTAGCTCCTCAAATCATTTGCTGACTAAATATCTTGTGAACAACGTGATGGGAGTGAAGAAGGCTGGCGAAACCTTTGGAAAAACAACTCTTCATACTAAAAATCACATTATATTTAGGGAATAAAGTgacacacaataaacacactGACCACAACATTTCAGTTGAATTATTATTGGCTTCATTATTGATATTACCTTGTCAGGGTTATGAACATTAGGAAGGATtatatgcatttttttatttgacgtTTTCTTGTCCATAGATTGTCCTTTTGGTCTTGTAAAGTGCAGATAATACTACGTTTTAAATCcagacttcacatacagtatatagtacatGGTTTTCGCTCCATCATCCATTGGTTATTATGTACATTATTCTCTCACATTTCATTTCATAGAAAGAAAATCCATTATCCACTGTATTAACATTGATGGATGTTTTCAGGCCTCTATGATATGGGGGAGGATGGGGGGGGTGAAGAACTGTACATATTGTTTCAGTGGATGCCACACTGTCATACACTGGGGGTCAAACGAAAAGAAAACGTTCgtcctcaaaacacacacatgcatacagatTGCATATTGATCATCTTAATGTATTTCCCCTATGTatgagtttgttttttatgtagGAGCCTTGTCTCAAAGAGCTGACTTCGCagctcaaacaaacaaaagttcaGAAAGCTCTAATTCACATTCAGTCAACGTGTGAGTGTTTGACGTACAGCAGCAGAATATTGCAAAGTGTGTCTCTTCTGCTCGAAAGGTTCGTTTCAAATGCGCTGTCAGCTCTCAGGATCAACATGTAATTGGTGCTGgaataaaacataacaaaatgtgTACTAAAACCTTCTCAACTACCAGCTAATAATCATTCTCTGCATAGATTTCTCAGTGTATTCAATGTTGGGCACCCTTCTCAGAGAGGAGATTTGCTGGTGGGTCCCTCAGCATGAGAGATGACATTTGTTTTTGAGGCGGTGGTGCTCCCTATAAAGCAATACAACATCATTTTAATCAACTTTGTTTCCactcaataaaaacatttcacagaTTAAATCTGCAGGTATACAGATGAGGATGATTCTACTCGTCTTTGTGCTTTAAGCAGAAATAGTTGTCGATATTCAACTACAACATTGTGAACTCCAGACTATGAGTTGCTACAGTGTATGTGGCTGAGGTACAGTGACGTGCCCAATTTCAAACATAACAGATAAATGTTGCATGTGTCTGTAACATTTATCATAAAtatatgtgcaaaaaaaaatggaatgaaGACAATAAGATACAATGCATTTGCATGCATAgagaaatatgttgtttttttcacatataCAGATATATGCAAATGGCTCTTGCATAAATGCAACTGTACAACTATGACCATGACATTCAGTGGTtctctttctcgctctctcacacacactcacacacacacacacacacacacacacacacacacacacacacacacacacacacacacacacacacacacacacacctcctacATAGCTGTGCATCAACACACCCACATCAATACTCAAATCAATGATCAATAAGATCTTGGTTGGACTGTGGAGGTCCATTAAggttcattcttttttttaaacaaactatgTTCTCCACACAGACCCCTCCACCAAAGGATTATGGGAATATTGCTAAACAACTATTTAATCTGGTCCTACCTCGAGTTACAGACCATTTTAACATCTCAATCCACCTTAATGCTACTTttggaaaagcaacaaatataACTGCTCCAGTTTGTTCTCTAAGATTCTCTAAAAATCCTTTTAAGATACATGAAAGCAGACACAGATCTGGACAGAGAGACATCAGAAGCCTCATGTCAGGCAGTCGGACGAGGCATCCTGAGCATATATTGGCAGCGATGGCTTAAAAACATTTTGCTACTGCAGGTTAAAGACCGTAGTGAGCAGAATGAAACCCTAAGAATAAAGATGTACATCCTGGCATGACAGAATTCTTTTAGACAATTCTTGCTACAGATCATCCATCACCTTTCTAATTACCTAAGACATCTGTGAAAAGATGAAGAAAGGCAAGAGACTCAGGAGTGAAGTCAGAGGACCCCTAGGTTAGCCAATATCTGCTACACTGCTGCTAATTAACACTTCCCATATTGACGTTACTGCCTTTGAATGTTCCTTGGCAGTGTTGAGCGAATGCGGATTAATCTCAGCTGGACACAATCCTGAAATCGGAACCTAATTCACATCTGATGCCAACTTTTAAAGACAGATTGAGTTTATGGCATTTAAAGACTTCTTAGAGGACAGCCAGACTCCATTTCAATTCTGACCATTTTAACGCCAATATAAATCGTTGTGATATAAGACTGGTTAGGGATGATACAGTTTTGCCCTGCCTTTCAACACTTAGTTCACAGAAGGAATTTTTATACTAAGTGAAGCAAACTTTTTGTATTTAAACGTGTTTCAAGTTTGCTGGAAAACTCTCTAGCAAAGATATGCTTTTGAAATGGCGTGTAAGAGTGTGTCCTTTGGCACTCTCAACAGGCTTTTAAAACAGGAGAAAAGAGAAACTGTGCTCAGAacaattattattgttattaaaactaaaaacatgGCAATGATTTGCACATTGTGGAAAGGCTCTTGCTTTCTCTTAAACATTGCTATTTAAAGTTTTTTAATTCTCCAATAAAGGtatatgtgtactgtatatgtgtccTGCctgtatacatatattttatatatatatatatatataagaaataCATATATCTATTGTAataattgtactttttttgtctGGCTTCTTTGACCTTAAATGCATGCTTCTAGGAATGTTTTTGAGGTCATGCAACACTAGCATAAATCCAGATAAAAAGGCTTTGGGGGCAAAGCGTTATTCTATAGCCTACACGAGTCCTTAAAAGTCGCTATTTTGATTATGAGGACGTGATCGTGTGACAAACTGTGAAACAGACAGCACTGCAAGTCTATCACATCCGCGACTGGGATTTATGTCCAAAACTAGAGTGTGAGTTTACGCCTGAAATCACAGCTCAGCTGTTTACAGCGACCTGGCAAAAGTTTAACGCAATGACTTCTACATGGAATGTTAATATCGATGAGGACACCGCATCCTGATAAGTGTGTAGGATTTGGCCTTGTGATTATTCCTTAAGAAATCCTCTAACATACAGCTTTAGGTTCTTTTAACAGCTACCTGCAGGCATCCTTTTTAAAGTGTAGATTTCTATAGAAGGCAGTGTACAGACAAATATACAGTGTTGTGATGAAGCAAGTGGCAGTCGAGAAATGAGTGAAAATTCTCATTCAGATAAAAATGTCATGCATTAATCTATTGTCTATGTTTACTACTAATAGCACCTACCGGCTATCAGTTAAGTCACAGTTAACCTACCTATCTACTGGAATTGGTactgcgtgcttgtgtgtgtgtgtgtgtgtgtgtgtgtgtgtgtgtgtgtgtgtgtgtgtgtgtgtgtgtgtgtgtgtgtgtgtgtgtgtgtcagtgtcaaacaacaaaacaaaacgagAAGAAACATTCAAGTTGTCTTCAAAGCTTTCTCTAAGACCAGTTTTGGGTGAATGGAAGGGGGAAAGCTTGCATtgcaatacatacagtacacgtAAGACCGAAGCAGTGAAAAGTCAAGGCCATTCTCAGTCATTCATCAGATACTGATGTCTGCTGGGAAAAAAAGGTGTCGAACCATAAGCTAAGCGCCGACGGCTGTCATTCATCCTTGAAATAACGTGGTGTACTAAACCACCAACATAGTCACAAGTCACCCACAGGCCATTTCAGCGATGGAGTGAGCTTGCTTTATGCTCACGCATCCTCTTATTTCTAAATGGTGTGAGCGTATGACAGTTTTGTTACATTGGCTCCAGGAAGCAGCATGTGTAGCGAGCGAGTAGGATTCTCTTCAGAAAGCGCATGGCAGAGCAGTGTGCCTTGGGAAAAGAGGGACGGGGGACTAAAGCAGGgcttgtgttgctttttttcttttttttcttttttttcttgctgtgtttttcccttttttgtgcACTACCGTTGGCTACTGTTGTGAGCAGGACATTTTTAGacagccacacacagacacacaaaaagccAACTCCATGCAGAAATGCAAATTTTGAAATTTCACTCTGTTTGACAGTTTTCGGGAGTTTTAAGGGCAAGTTGTGAGAAGTGAAGACAGGATGAGCAAGGAGCAAGCGGATGGTctctgtaatatttttttttttcttcaccgtCTATCGTCGTCAATGTCCTGAATTCTATTGCCTTGATATTTCCAGCACACGTAAGGTGGGAGGCTGTACACATGTCCCGTCCAGTTGCTCCACATTTCCTGGCTGTGTCGGAAGGGAAATAGCAGATGACTACACATCTGTGAGCATTTTAGTGATGTTTACATAGTTTGTGTTTGCCAGCGTACAGTTGGCCGTCTTAAGGTTCTCCTCCTGAAAGTCCTCGCGGCTGTTGTTCACAGCCTCCTGGATCTCCATATAGTCCGATTTACTGATGGTGGAGCCGCTACGgctcttcttcagctcctcagCTGAATCGGCTTTGGGCACGTTGACCTGTAGGTACTGCGCCTGTTCTTCACCCTCAGTCTCGCGGTGATAGAAGTAGTTGAAGTTGGACACAATGACAGGCACGGGCAAGGCAATGGTCAGCACACCTGCGATGGCACAGAGGGAGCCCACGATCTTGCCACCGATCGTAGTTGGGACCATATCACCATAGCCGACTGTTGTCATGGACACCACCGCCCACCAAAACGCATCTGGGATGCTCTCGAACTGTGACTCGGGCTCGTCAGCTTCAGCAAAGTAGACGGCGCTTGAGAAAAGGATGACCCCTATGAAGAGGAAGAAAATAAGCAAACCGAGCTCTCGCATGCTGGCTTTTAGGGTCTGACCCAAAATCTGAAGCCCCTTGGAGTGACGTGAGAGCTTGAAAATTCTAAACACTCGTACTAAGCGGATGACCCTGAGAATGGCTAAAGACATGGCTTGCTGACCCGCTTGACCATCATCGGGCTTTTCTGCGAGCTCTGTGCCAAGAGTGATGAAGTAAGGGATGATAGCAACAATATCAATAATGTTCATTATGTTACCGAAAAAGCCTGCTTTGCTGGGGCAGGCAAAGAAGCGCACTAGAAACTCAAAGGAGAACCATATAATGCAGAGAGTCTCCAGGATGAAGAAGGGGTCAGTGAAGTAGGTGGATGTATAGCTGATGGTTGTGGTATTGGTCTCAGGTGAATAGACTTTCGAGTGAGACTTGTGCATATCGTCATCATCATTGCGGAAAATTGGGAGGGTCTCCAAGCAGAAACTGACAATAGATATCAGGATGACCATGACAGAGATTATGGCAATAATCCTAGCAGGACCTGAGCTCTCTGGGTACTCGAACAGCAGCCACACCTGTCTCTGAAACTCATTATCAGGAAGAGGCCGCTCCTCTTCCTTGATGAAACCCTCATCTTCTCTGAATATCTCGATGGCCTCGTCGCCCAGCTCGTAGAAGCGAATCTCCTCTGAGAAAATATCAAGGGTGACGTTGACCGGCCTTCTTAGCCGGCCCCCTGATTGGTAATAATACAATATGGCATCAAAGCTGGGTCTGTTCCTGTCGAAAAAGTACTCGTTCCTCAGTGGGTCAAAGTACCGCATCCTCTTTTTGGGGTCCCCCAACAGAGTCTCTGGGAACTGGGAGAGGGTTTTGAGTTGAGTCTCAAAGCGCAGCCCTGAGATGTTGATGACCACCCTCTCACAACACTCATGGTCTGCCTCCGGGTCGTAGTCCTGCCCCGGGTGTGTAGCCGCCTCGTCAGAGGGGTCGCCTGTGGCAACAGTCATTCTGCAGGGGGAGGAGGCCTGCACTTTTCAGTGAGTCTGGGTCCTGCAGCCTGGAGAACTGCAGGCAGGGGCCAGGAGAGGGTGGGGGCTCAACGCCGTAAAGACCTGACGGCCACAGGATGTCACCTAGGATCTGACTGCATGCAGGAAAGATGAAGCAAAGACAGACAACAAGGTTAGGTAAACCGGAGACATGATTCAGCACTCAGTACTTCTACCATTTAGATACATATAGACATAGAGATGTCAGGAATTTGCTTTAAACAACTGAAAAGAGATGGAAATGAAGCCACCCTCTGCAACAATGTCAGTAGATTTGATACGAGTTATGTAAAGTTATACTGTCGTGAGAAGGCAATCGATGCAATAATGAATCAGCTCATGAAAACTTGAGGATGACACTCCTGCTCCTGACTCGAATGAATGCATATAAGCCATCCGCAATGCATATAAATGACTTGAATGCAGGTAAACTCAGTGGCTAACTGGCATAGAAAACATACAGACGCTCATAAATTAGGACACTGATCTGCTGCAATGGCCAAAACACACTGAGATGAACGGGACTACCTTTTTGCAGTGAGGCCATGCATGAATATGGCAATGCAGCAGGCACCACATTTATACAGACAGCATCCTGAATAT is a window from the Perca flavescens isolate YP-PL-M2 chromosome 4, PFLA_1.0, whole genome shotgun sequence genome containing:
- the LOC114554548 gene encoding potassium voltage-gated channel subfamily A member 2, translated to MTVATGDPSDEAATHPGQDYDPEADHECCERVVINISGLRFETQLKTLSQFPETLLGDPKKRMRYFDPLRNEYFFDRNRPSFDAILYYYQSGGRLRRPVNVTLDIFSEEIRFYELGDEAIEIFREDEGFIKEEERPLPDNEFQRQVWLLFEYPESSGPARIIAIISVMVILISIVSFCLETLPIFRNDDDDMHKSHSKVYSPETNTTTISYTSTYFTDPFFILETLCIIWFSFEFLVRFFACPSKAGFFGNIMNIIDIVAIIPYFITLGTELAEKPDDGQAGQQAMSLAILRVIRLVRVFRIFKLSRHSKGLQILGQTLKASMRELGLLIFFLFIGVILFSSAVYFAEADEPESQFESIPDAFWWAVVSMTTVGYGDMVPTTIGGKIVGSLCAIAGVLTIALPVPVIVSNFNYFYHRETEGEEQAQYLQVNVPKADSAEELKKSRSGSTISKSDYMEIQEAVNNSREDFQEENLKTANCTLANTNYVNITKMLTDV